In one window of Eleutherodactylus coqui strain aEleCoq1 chromosome 10, aEleCoq1.hap1, whole genome shotgun sequence DNA:
- the LOC136579705 gene encoding zinc finger protein 271-like: protein MMEGLTSCLSDMLDSVKAAQAKLENSPFSMGEFLKKVGVSSNQPTIVMGRKQYKCDLCDRCFSDASNLRRHKNIHTGLRPYVCDLCGSSFRQKSQLDRHRLVHTGERPYRCAFCTKGFRDSTELRVHFRVHTGERPYSCPICQKSFSRICYMRRHKEKHAKTQPTVIQKVENCHRVILTNENEEIPQEFQCSFCSKSFVTKKELDAHRPVHLRIGPTGQKLYECVECKKCFNNSSNLRKHTVIHTGKKPYTCNICNQSFRQATHLQRHYLVHTGERPFKCSICPKGFRDTSDLLKHQRIHTGEKPYQRPVWHIGRIQQRLLKEERSPEVISLSSQSRSTVTEDSCGIKRKQGCAHHDKNHWKDDNPIQEKHIKDKLKCSLCSKYFTRVSSLHRHYLMHTGYRPFSCHICSKTFQQLTHLDRHKQIHTRERRYHCDKAFRESSDLSRHQQVHSKNQAVNFHQNDETYSQMPYLKSHPKNQGRGACEESETLVDVDDGNSIEVVLV from the coding sequence ATGATGGAGGGGCTTACTTCCTGTCTGAGTGACATGCTTGATAGCGTGAAGGCAGCACAAGCCAAATTGGAAAACAGCCCCTTTTCCATGGGAGAATTTTTGAAAAAAGTGGGTGTCTCAAGTAATCAGCCAACCATAGTGATGGGACGCAAGCAGTACAAGTGCGATTTGTGTGATCGTTGCTTTTCTGACGCTTCCAACCTGAGGCGCCACAAAAATATCCACACAGGCCTGAGGCCTTATGTGTGTGATCTATGCGGCAGTAGCTTCCGTCAAAAATCACAGCTTGACCGCCACCGCTTGGTGCACACAGGCGAGCGACCATATCGTTGTGCCTTTTGTACTAAGGGATTCAGGGACTCCACCGAGCTGAGGGTTCACTTTCGAGTACACACAGGCGAGAGGCCTTATAGTTGCCCCATCTGCCAGAAGAGCTTTTCTCGTATCTGTTATATGAGGAGACATAAGGAAAAGCATGCAAAGACTCAACCAACGGTAATACAAAAAGTTGAAAATTGTCATAGAGTTATACTGACTAATGAGAATGAGGAGATTCCTCAAGAATTTCAGTGTTCCTTCTGCAGTAAATCATTTGTAACAAAGAAAGAACTTGATGCTCATCGCCCTGTGCATCTAAGGATTGGACCAACGGGGCAGAAACTTTACGAATGTGTCGAATGTAAGAAGTGTTTCAATAATTCCTCTAATTTGAGGAAGCACACTGTCATACATACGGGCAAGAAACCTTACACCTGCAACATCTGCAATCAGTCTTTCCGGCAAGCTACCCACCTTCAGCGTCACTACTTGGTCCATACAGGGGAGAGGCCATTTAAATGTTCTATATGCCCGAAAGGTTTTAGAGATACCAGTGACTTGTTAAAGCATCAACGTATTCATACTGGTGAAAAACCTTATCAGCGTCCAGTCTGGCATATTGGTAGAATACAACAGAGGCTTCTGAAAGAAGAGCGAAGTCCTGAGGTCATCTCATTATCTTCTCAATCCAGGTCTACTGTGACTGAAGACTCTTGCGGTATAAAGAGGAAACAAGGATGTGCACATCATGACAAAAACCACTGGAAAGATGATAATCCCATACAAGAAAAGCACATTAAAGACAAACTAAAATGCAGTCTATGTTCCAAGTATTTCACCCGTGTTTCGAGCCTGCATCGTCATTACTTGATGCATACCGGCTATCGGCCTTTCAGTTGTCACATCTGTAGCAAGACTTTTCAACAGCTCACTCACCTTGACCGACACAAGCAGATCCACACCAGAGAGCGACGTTATCACTGCGACAAAGCTTTTCGAGAATCCAGTGATCTCTCGCGTCATCAGCAGGTCCATTCGAAGAACCAGGCAGTCAACTTTCACCAGAATGATGAGACTTATTCGCAGATGCCTTACTTAAAGTCCCATCCGAAAAATCAAGGACGGGGGGCCTGTGAGGAAAGTGAGACTTTAGTAGACGTTGATGATGGCAACTCAATAGAAGTTGTGTTGGTCTAA